From the genome of Bradyrhizobium elkanii USDA 76, one region includes:
- a CDS encoding DUF736 domain-containing protein produces MATIGTFKKTGNNEFNGEIVTLSLQARNVRIVPETSRSGDNAPSHRIYVGRVEIGAAWSKRSNEGRDYLGLKLDDPSFTAPIFANLFADEEGEGFSLIWSRPNRRNGD; encoded by the coding sequence ATGGCGACCATCGGCACCTTCAAGAAGACCGGCAACAACGAGTTCAACGGCGAGATCGTCACTCTCTCGCTCCAGGCGAGGAACGTCCGCATCGTCCCCGAAACCAGCCGCTCGGGCGACAACGCCCCCAGCCACCGGATCTATGTCGGCCGGGTCGAGATCGGGGCCGCCTGGTCCAAGCGCTCCAACGAAGGCCGCGATTATCTCGGCCTCAAGCTCGACGATCCGAGCTTCACCGCCCCGATCTTCGCCAACCTCTTCGCCGATGAAGAGGGCGAGGGCTTCAGCCTGATCTGGTCTCGCCCCAACCGTCGCAACGGCGACTGA
- a CDS encoding cold-shock protein, producing MALGTVKWFNPTKGYGFIAPDDGGNDVFVHISAVEKAGYTSLVEGAKVSYELVMNRSGKQAAENLRLG from the coding sequence GTGGCGTTAGGGACTGTTAAGTGGTTCAACCCGACCAAAGGCTATGGGTTCATTGCGCCGGACGACGGTGGCAACGATGTTTTCGTGCACATCTCGGCGGTAGAGAAGGCCGGCTATACCTCGCTTGTTGAAGGCGCGAAGGTCAGCTACGAGCTGGTGATGAACCGCAGCGGCAAACAAGCCGCAGAAAATCTCCGCCTAGGATAA
- a CDS encoding class I SAM-dependent methyltransferase, producing MAQNIYDNPDFFAGYSQLPRQVHGLDGAPEWPAIRAMLPDLVGKRVVDLGCGFGWASRWMREQGAASVLGLDLSQNMIERARADTADTAIEYRIADLDTLDLPEAAFDLAYSALTFHYVQDFGRLVHVIRKTLVPDGHFVFTIEHPIFMAAAHPHWISDEEGRKTWPVNRYSVEGERRTDWFAKGVLKYHRTLGTTLNTLIGAGLQIRRIEEFAPTREQIQQMPQLAEELERPMMLIVSASTSIGGKLRSLRDIRPD from the coding sequence ATGGCGCAGAATATCTACGACAATCCCGATTTCTTCGCTGGCTACAGCCAATTGCCCCGGCAGGTGCATGGGCTGGACGGCGCTCCTGAATGGCCGGCGATCCGGGCCATGCTGCCCGATTTGGTCGGGAAACGTGTCGTTGATCTCGGATGTGGCTTCGGCTGGGCCTCGCGCTGGATGCGCGAGCAGGGCGCGGCCTCGGTTCTGGGTCTCGATCTGTCGCAGAACATGATCGAGCGTGCCAGGGCGGACACAGCGGATACGGCCATTGAGTATCGCATCGCCGATCTCGACACACTGGACCTCCCTGAGGCGGCTTTCGACCTCGCCTACAGCGCACTGACCTTTCACTATGTTCAGGACTTTGGCCGTCTCGTACATGTGATCCGCAAAACGCTCGTTCCTGACGGGCATTTCGTCTTTACGATTGAGCATCCGATCTTCATGGCCGCGGCACATCCGCACTGGATTTCCGATGAGGAGGGCCGCAAAACCTGGCCGGTCAATCGATATTCCGTCGAGGGCGAACGTCGGACGGACTGGTTTGCCAAGGGCGTTCTGAAATACCACAGGACACTTGGCACTACCTTGAATACGCTGATCGGCGCAGGCCTTCAAATTCGGCGGATCGAGGAGTTTGCCCCAACACGCGAGCAGATCCAGCAGATGCCGCAATTGGCCGAAGAACTCGAACGCCCCATGATGCTGATTGTATCTGCGTCCACATCGATCGGCGGTAAGCTTCGAAGCCTTCGTGATATCCGGCCGGATTAG
- a CDS encoding DUF2493 domain-containing protein, with protein MTADHDNDFEPHHSSSPTDQVLQELQLHGYRPFHDDPDPRGLPEARILAGSVADIFDALVVALSDTRLEPDLDDLLWSMVNVFHRAIDRIERELDDNELAQQRSQREQDGSEIKSVELERLTAEGQTLIERRNAFELMRDQAADEFERHAHSAWRPRNGSKVNHRNLTSAMIDSRDFLAAKKRAENQVLMPRGPKVALTGGLDFNDYRLIWAKLDQVHAKHPDMVLLHGGSPKGAELIAAKWADNRKVPQIAFKPDWTKHAKAAPFKRNDAMLETLPIGVMHFPGTGIQDNLADKAKKLGIPVWRYGGS; from the coding sequence ATGACCGCCGACCACGACAACGATTTCGAGCCGCACCACAGCTCATCCCCGACCGACCAGGTCCTCCAGGAACTCCAGCTCCATGGCTACCGTCCCTTCCACGATGATCCCGATCCCCGGGGGCTTCCTGAAGCGCGAATCCTCGCCGGCAGCGTCGCCGACATCTTCGATGCCCTGGTGGTGGCGCTGTCCGATACCCGTCTTGAGCCCGACCTCGACGACCTGCTCTGGTCGATGGTAAACGTCTTCCATCGTGCGATCGACAGGATCGAGCGCGAGCTCGACGATAACGAGCTGGCCCAGCAGCGCTCGCAGCGGGAGCAGGACGGCAGCGAAATCAAATCCGTCGAGCTGGAGCGTCTGACGGCAGAAGGGCAAACGCTGATCGAGCGACGCAACGCCTTCGAGCTGATGCGCGACCAGGCCGCCGACGAGTTCGAACGCCACGCCCATTCCGCATGGCGGCCGCGCAACGGATCGAAGGTCAACCACCGCAATCTGACGTCAGCGATGATCGACAGCCGCGATTTCCTGGCCGCGAAGAAGCGCGCCGAAAATCAGGTGCTCATGCCACGCGGACCGAAAGTCGCGCTCACCGGTGGACTCGACTTCAACGACTACCGGCTAATTTGGGCTAAGCTCGACCAGGTGCACGCCAAGCACCCGGACATGGTGCTGCTGCACGGCGGATCGCCCAAGGGCGCCGAGCTGATTGCCGCCAAGTGGGCCGACAATCGCAAGGTCCCGCAGATCGCCTTCAAGCCCGACTGGACAAAGCACGCCAAGGCCGCGCCGTTCAAACGCAACGATGCGATGCTGGAGACGCTACCCATCGGCGTGATGCACTTTCCTGGCACCGGCATCCAAGACAATCTCGCTGACAAAGCGAAGAAGCTAGGCATCCCGGTCTGGAGGTACGGCGGCTCGTGA
- a CDS encoding DUF7146 domain-containing protein translates to MTMADNAHDLARRLGRQAESVCRHYLSAGRREGSYWLVGDVRNTPGRSMFVRLKQSAKGAAGKWTDAATGEHGDLLDVIRESCRLVDFKNVLDEARLFLSLPHPEPEPNQPRLRNSSAARGSPEAARRLFAMSQPIERTLIEAYLRNRGITSLHETGSLRFHPRCYYRPDDHSPTETWPAMIAAVTDLSGELAGVHRTWLDPHGFSEATLGKAPIDTPKRAMGDLLGHAVRFGVAGEVMAAGEGIETMLSLRCALPTMPMVAALSAAHLSAVLLPDTLRRLYIARDDDPAGDGAMATLMDRAQEAGIEAIVISPQLGDFNEDLRLLGFDALRAASRVQIAAQDVARFMELAA, encoded by the coding sequence ATGACGATGGCCGATAACGCACACGATCTCGCACGGCGTCTCGGCCGGCAGGCTGAGTCCGTGTGCCGTCACTACCTCTCTGCCGGACGACGGGAAGGTAGCTATTGGCTCGTCGGCGACGTCCGCAATACGCCTGGCCGCTCAATGTTCGTGCGGCTCAAGCAGTCGGCGAAGGGAGCCGCCGGCAAATGGACCGATGCCGCCACCGGGGAACATGGCGATTTGCTCGATGTCATTCGCGAGAGTTGCCGCCTGGTCGACTTCAAGAACGTCCTCGACGAGGCGCGCTTGTTTCTCAGCTTGCCGCATCCAGAGCCCGAGCCCAATCAGCCGCGGCTCCGCAATTCCAGCGCGGCACGAGGATCGCCGGAGGCCGCTCGTCGGCTCTTTGCCATGTCGCAGCCGATCGAACGCACACTCATAGAAGCGTATCTCCGCAATCGCGGCATTACGTCTTTGCACGAAACCGGAAGCCTGCGCTTTCACCCACGTTGCTACTACCGGCCCGACGACCACAGCCCGACCGAGACCTGGCCGGCGATGATCGCCGCCGTCACCGATCTGTCCGGCGAGCTGGCTGGCGTACACCGCACCTGGCTCGACCCGCATGGTTTCAGCGAGGCGACGCTGGGCAAGGCGCCAATCGACACGCCAAAGCGGGCGATGGGCGACCTGCTTGGTCACGCTGTTCGATTTGGCGTCGCTGGTGAAGTCATGGCGGCCGGTGAGGGCATCGAGACGATGCTGTCGCTCCGCTGCGCCCTGCCGACCATGCCGATGGTCGCAGCTCTCTCGGCAGCGCATCTCTCCGCCGTCCTTCTTCCGGATACGCTCCGCCGGCTCTACATCGCCCGGGACGACGATCCTGCCGGTGACGGCGCCATGGCGACCTTGATGGATCGGGCGCAGGAGGCCGGCATCGAGGCAATCGTGATCTCGCCACAGCTTGGCGACTTCAACGAGGATCTTCGCCTGCTCGGATTTGACGCCCTTCGGGCCGCAAGCCGCGTACAGATCGCGGCGCAGGACGTCGCGCGCTTTATGGAGCTGGCGGCATAG
- a CDS encoding ParB/RepB/Spo0J family partition protein — protein sequence MATTVRKITLSPSRDIPFNRLVLSQSNVRRVKAGVSIEELAEDIARRGLLQGLSVRPVVDQVGAETGVFEIPAGGRRYRALELLVKQKRLAKTAPVPCVVRDSGIAEEDSLAENVQRAPLHPLDQFRAFLALREKGQSEEEIAAAFFVSVNVVKQRLKLASVSPTLLDVYAEDGMTLDQLMAFAVSGDHERQEVVFERLKASHDKQPYVIRRMLTEGAVRASDKRALFIGVDAYTAAGGTVLRDLFQGDDGGWMQDVALVDQMVADKLKAESETIAAEGWKWTEVAPDFAYGHAFGLRQLRGEIVTLTAEEEAARNALQAEFDQLSEKHADADELPDEVDERLSELETALEGLESRPVVFDPAEIVRAGVFVSIGAEGELRVERGYVRPEDEPSAEPEPGLAEEDGEAERAKAASYEGGERNVSVEPGAEQEEDEGLSPISDRLMTELTTHRTLGLRHALGEQPQVAFHAALHALTLKTFYHYGSDSCLELDLKSVSFGAQALGLNDSALAEAIRARHERWAKALPKESADLWDALQAWDGDSQAMLFAHVVSLSVNAVHEPWNRRPRALAHADRLARAVDLDMAAAGWKPTVDNFFGRVTKTRILQAVVEAKGQRAADRIEHLKKGDMAAEAQTLLTDTAWLPEPLRTLGRAIGDEPAVESIVEETPEQPSENKLEDEEERTAHNQRAGEQIMAAE from the coding sequence ATGGCGACTACCGTTCGCAAGATCACCCTTTCGCCCTCGCGCGATATCCCCTTCAACAGGCTCGTGCTGAGTCAGTCGAACGTCCGGCGCGTGAAGGCCGGCGTCTCGATCGAGGAGCTAGCAGAGGACATCGCCCGCCGGGGCCTTCTGCAGGGCCTCAGTGTCCGGCCCGTCGTCGACCAGGTCGGCGCCGAGACCGGCGTGTTCGAGATCCCGGCTGGCGGCCGGCGCTACCGCGCGCTGGAGCTGCTCGTCAAGCAGAAGCGCCTCGCCAAGACCGCCCCGGTGCCCTGCGTCGTCCGCGATAGCGGCATCGCTGAGGAAGACTCGCTCGCCGAGAACGTCCAGCGCGCTCCGCTTCATCCGCTCGACCAGTTCCGGGCATTCCTGGCGCTGCGCGAAAAGGGCCAGTCGGAGGAGGAGATCGCTGCCGCCTTCTTCGTCTCCGTCAACGTCGTCAAGCAACGCCTCAAGCTCGCGTCGGTTTCGCCGACGCTGCTCGACGTCTATGCGGAGGACGGCATGACGCTCGACCAGCTCATGGCCTTCGCTGTATCTGGCGACCACGAGCGTCAGGAAGTTGTGTTCGAGCGGCTGAAGGCGTCCCACGACAAGCAGCCCTACGTCATCCGCCGCATGCTGACAGAAGGCGCGGTCCGCGCTTCCGACAAGCGGGCGCTGTTCATCGGGGTTGACGCCTATACTGCCGCCGGTGGCACGGTGCTGCGAGATCTGTTTCAGGGCGACGATGGCGGCTGGATGCAGGATGTCGCGCTCGTCGACCAGATGGTGGCCGACAAGCTGAAGGCGGAATCCGAGACGATTGCCGCCGAGGGTTGGAAGTGGACCGAGGTCGCCCCCGATTTCGCTTACGGCCACGCTTTCGGTCTGCGACAACTTCGCGGCGAGATCGTCACCCTCACTGCCGAGGAGGAAGCGGCCCGCAACGCCTTGCAAGCAGAGTTCGATCAGCTGTCTGAGAAACACGCGGACGCCGATGAACTGCCCGACGAGGTCGACGAACGGTTGTCCGAGCTGGAAACAGCTTTGGAGGGGCTCGAGAGCCGGCCGGTTGTTTTCGACCCGGCCGAGATCGTGCGCGCAGGCGTCTTCGTCAGCATTGGCGCTGAAGGCGAGCTTCGTGTTGAGCGCGGCTACGTCCGGCCCGAAGACGAACCGTCGGCGGAGCCGGAGCCCGGTCTTGCTGAAGAAGATGGTGAGGCCGAACGGGCCAAGGCCGCGAGCTACGAAGGCGGCGAGCGCAACGTGTCGGTCGAGCCCGGCGCCGAGCAGGAGGAGGACGAGGGCCTTTCGCCCATCTCCGACCGGCTGATGACCGAGCTCACCACCCATCGGACACTCGGCCTGCGTCATGCCCTCGGTGAGCAGCCGCAGGTCGCCTTTCATGCGGCCCTGCATGCTCTGACATTGAAGACCTTCTACCACTACGGCTCGGATAGCTGCCTGGAGCTGGATCTGAAGAGCGTGAGTTTCGGCGCCCAGGCGCTCGGCCTGAACGACAGCGCCTTAGCCGAGGCGATCCGCGCTCGGCACGAGCGCTGGGCGAAGGCTTTGCCGAAGGAATCGGCCGACCTCTGGGACGCACTTCAGGCGTGGGACGGCGACAGCCAGGCGATGCTCTTTGCCCATGTCGTCAGCCTGTCGGTCAACGCCGTGCATGAACCCTGGAATCGGCGGCCGCGTGCGCTCGCTCACGCCGACCGTCTCGCCCGGGCTGTCGATCTCGACATGGCTGCGGCGGGGTGGAAACCGACCGTAGACAACTTCTTCGGTCGGGTGACGAAGACGCGAATCCTCCAGGCCGTGGTGGAGGCAAAAGGGCAGCGCGCCGCCGATCGGATCGAGCATCTGAAGAAGGGTGACATGGCTGCCGAGGCGCAGACCTTGCTCACCGACACGGCCTGGCTGCCCGAACCGCTTCGCACGCTGGGCCGAGCCATTGGCGACGAACCGGCGGTCGAATCTATAGTCGAGGAAACTCCAGAGCAGCCTAGCGAAAACAAACTGGAAGACGAAGAAGAGCGGACCGCCCACAATCAGCGAGCCGGTGAGCAGATTATGGCAGCCGAATAA
- a CDS encoding helix-turn-helix transcriptional regulator, whose translation MTESKFLTPEEVSARYRGEVSVGTLRNWRAMRTGPAYIKIGKAVLYPVDELDAWDRGNLVICSASKELNVS comes from the coding sequence ATGACGGAGTCCAAATTCCTGACACCGGAGGAAGTGTCTGCACGATACCGTGGCGAGGTCTCCGTGGGTACGCTGCGGAATTGGCGCGCAATGCGAACTGGGCCTGCATACATCAAGATCGGCAAAGCCGTCTTATACCCGGTGGACGAGCTTGACGCATGGGATCGGGGAAATCTGGTGATTTGTAGTGCGTCGAAAGAACTGAACGTGAGCTAG
- a CDS encoding exodeoxyribonuclease I, translated as MSFVFFDTETTGLKRGFDQILHFAAVRTDENLNEVARFETRSRLQPHVLPHPSALRTNGLPIESLTDSSLPSHYTMVGDIRRTLISWSPAVFVGFNSIRFDEEMLRHALFQCLYPAYLTSNHRNCRADALSLVMAADAVSPAQLVVPVSEEGRRTFRLQQLAAANGVAHARAHDAMSDVLATLELSRLVYRRSPELWQRFVRFSNKATVADFIEVEDGFVLTEFFGGQAYHTSVVCIGRDPDQANGRLCLSLNEDMGRLAAMSDLELQVHLTQKPSPIRRFRINAAPTLTAFYDAPEHMLDGGSMGATGDRACLMKADTGLCARLVAAYMAAREPYALSPHLEERIYSGFPGPADEARIAAFHDARWEDRLAIVQGMEDERLRWFGLRLIYFEARSVLPEPTRLEVERYLTDQMTGDGSGCLTIDQAMAETERVLGEFASPDDLLIQYRTYLQDRLARLEAYRTRLIA; from the coding sequence ATGAGCTTCGTCTTTTTCGACACCGAGACGACGGGGCTTAAGCGTGGCTTCGATCAGATTCTCCACTTCGCCGCTGTTCGCACCGATGAAAACCTGAACGAGGTGGCTCGGTTCGAGACGCGCTCGCGCCTTCAGCCACATGTGCTTCCCCATCCTTCGGCGCTTCGGACGAACGGATTGCCGATCGAGTCGTTGACTGATTCCAGCCTGCCGTCGCACTACACCATGGTAGGAGATATTCGCCGGACCTTGATTTCCTGGAGCCCTGCGGTTTTCGTCGGCTTCAACTCCATCCGCTTCGACGAGGAGATGCTGCGCCACGCCCTCTTCCAGTGCCTATATCCGGCATATCTGACAAGTAATCATCGAAACTGCCGCGCCGATGCGCTCAGTCTGGTGATGGCCGCCGATGCCGTGTCGCCTGCGCAACTAGTTGTGCCGGTCAGCGAAGAAGGGCGGCGGACATTTCGCTTGCAACAGTTGGCGGCGGCAAATGGCGTCGCACATGCTCGGGCACACGACGCGATGTCCGATGTGCTTGCGACGCTCGAACTGAGCCGATTGGTCTATCGAAGGTCTCCGGAGTTGTGGCAGCGCTTCGTGCGCTTCTCGAACAAAGCGACCGTCGCGGATTTCATTGAGGTCGAAGACGGCTTCGTGTTGACCGAGTTTTTCGGCGGCCAAGCTTATCATACGTCGGTCGTCTGCATCGGCAGGGATCCCGATCAGGCCAATGGCCGGCTTTGCTTGAGTCTCAACGAAGACATGGGCCGGCTTGCCGCGATGAGCGATCTCGAACTGCAAGTTCATCTGACGCAGAAGCCAAGTCCGATTCGTCGCTTCAGGATCAATGCCGCGCCCACGCTGACGGCGTTCTACGACGCTCCCGAGCATATGCTGGATGGCGGTTCGATGGGCGCCACCGGAGACCGGGCCTGTCTCATGAAGGCGGACACTGGTCTGTGCGCGCGGCTTGTGGCTGCTTACATGGCTGCGCGCGAGCCCTACGCATTATCTCCGCACCTCGAAGAGCGCATCTATAGCGGCTTTCCCGGTCCTGCTGATGAGGCACGCATTGCCGCGTTCCACGATGCGCGATGGGAGGACCGCCTCGCGATCGTCCAGGGCATGGAGGACGAGCGACTGCGCTGGTTCGGGCTCCGGTTGATCTATTTCGAAGCGCGCTCGGTTCTCCCCGAACCTACTCGATTGGAGGTCGAGCGCTACTTGACCGATCAGATGACAGGCGACGGTTCGGGCTGCCTCACCATCGATCAGGCGATGGCAGAGACGGAAAGGGTGCTTGGCGAGTTCGCCAGTCCAGATGATCTTCTGATCCAATATCGCACGTATCTGCAGGATCGACTGGCGCGGCTTGAGGCCTATCGGACACGGCTGATTGCCTGA
- a CDS encoding ImmA/IrrE family metallo-endopeptidase: MRDADPGRAREAARSILREFGVSAPPVPVERIIKSRKIVLQYAPLEEDLSGMAYIKDGIGIIGVNALHHPNRQRFSAAHELAHHVLHDEDIRQAVHVDKGIRVLFRDDISALGTEPIEIEANAFASELLIPGDLLAAVLEGGGVDLEDEAAIEGLARRFRVSPAAMRFRLTRW, encoded by the coding sequence GTGAGGGACGCTGATCCAGGTCGAGCGCGCGAAGCTGCGCGCTCGATCCTTCGGGAGTTCGGCGTTTCAGCGCCGCCCGTCCCTGTCGAACGCATCATTAAATCGCGCAAGATCGTCCTTCAGTACGCACCGCTGGAGGAGGATCTTTCGGGCATGGCCTATATCAAGGACGGCATCGGCATCATCGGCGTCAATGCGCTACATCATCCCAACCGCCAGCGTTTTTCCGCCGCCCATGAACTCGCCCATCATGTGCTGCACGACGAAGACATCAGACAAGCCGTTCACGTCGACAAGGGGATACGCGTTCTCTTCCGAGATGATATCTCAGCGCTCGGAACCGAACCGATAGAGATCGAAGCCAACGCCTTCGCCTCAGAGCTGTTGATCCCCGGCGACCTCTTAGCCGCCGTCTTGGAAGGCGGTGGTGTGGATCTCGAGGACGAGGCAGCGATTGAGGGTCTCGCGCGCCGGTTTAGGGTAAGCCCGGCGGCGATGCGTTTCCGGTTGACTCGTTGGTAG
- a CDS encoding helix-turn-helix transcriptional regulator — protein MPEAAQTSAMAGNPVYIAFGNAVSTRRKALSLTQAQLASKVKMSRASIANIESGRQNILLHHVYALATALDFAKVADLLPPMPHKSIGEELKMTLVNEKLSKESLSENAGAQVADLISSALAPRRGSKVGS, from the coding sequence ATGCCCGAAGCAGCGCAAACATCGGCGATGGCGGGCAATCCGGTCTATATAGCGTTCGGCAACGCGGTCTCGACGCGGCGCAAGGCTCTTTCGCTGACCCAGGCCCAGTTGGCGAGCAAAGTTAAGATGTCTCGCGCGTCGATCGCCAACATCGAGAGCGGCCGGCAGAACATATTGCTGCACCATGTCTATGCCCTCGCCACCGCGCTTGATTTCGCGAAGGTCGCCGACCTGCTGCCGCCAATGCCGCATAAGTCCATCGGGGAGGAATTGAAGATGACGCTGGTCAATGAGAAGCTTTCGAAGGAGTCGCTGTCCGAGAACGCGGGCGCCCAGGTCGCTGATTTGATCAGCAGCGCGCTCGCGCCACGCCGCGGCTCTAAGGTCGGATCGTGA
- a CDS encoding DUF2188 domain-containing protein yields MSKRIHVVPHESGWATRREGALRVGSTHHTQAEATEAARSTALREHGEVVIHRPDGRIRDANSYGNDPFPPKG; encoded by the coding sequence ATGTCGAAGCGCATTCATGTCGTGCCGCACGAATCAGGTTGGGCAACCCGACGTGAGGGGGCGTTGCGGGTGGGGTCCACCCATCACACCCAAGCCGAGGCGACGGAGGCGGCGCGTAGCACTGCGCTTCGCGAGCACGGCGAAGTCGTCATCCACCGTCCCGATGGCCGCATTCGCGACGCCAACTCCTACGGAAACGATCCCTTCCCGCCGAAAGGATAA
- a CDS encoding nucleotidyltransferase domain-containing protein: MSNFPSLRRDDRPDDPFADPLDAVLAELAINIQLPPGLHAKAVERYEAVRRYIERPGSPLEGRVACFYPQGSMAIDATTSTRGTDDEYDLDIVAEIEGPDLGPEALLDDLEAALESYPVSKVVRQTRCITLYYADGMHLDITPSRRRAPKEKEGEIPHAKKGTRSDPARYVPMNSYAFGKWYCARTPTEERFALALNRQLYEQAGIAFAAADVEDVPPQTPLIIKSVTTVALQLIKRHRNIAYATETGRIPPSVMLSCHAGHAARPGMRLAEMLIRQARWTARAIDDAAKRGQLLVVPNPEFPVERFTDRWPESQLQQTTYSRHLHTLANGLEAARTGDVQLEDLQEWLRGQFGDRVVTRSVKAFNQRLGRQVQSRQHGYTRSGGLFVPAAPAIIGAATSLAPVAARAHTNMGERR, from the coding sequence ATGTCGAATTTTCCGTCCCTGCGCCGCGATGATCGGCCTGATGATCCCTTTGCCGACCCGCTGGACGCGGTACTCGCCGAGCTTGCCATCAATATTCAGCTTCCGCCCGGCCTGCATGCCAAGGCGGTCGAGCGATATGAGGCGGTCCGACGCTACATCGAACGACCCGGTAGTCCGCTCGAAGGCAGGGTCGCCTGCTTCTATCCCCAGGGCTCCATGGCAATCGACGCAACCACGTCGACCCGCGGCACGGACGACGAGTACGATCTCGATATCGTCGCCGAGATCGAAGGCCCCGACCTCGGTCCCGAGGCGCTGCTGGATGACCTGGAAGCCGCACTCGAGAGCTACCCGGTAAGCAAGGTCGTGCGCCAAACTCGGTGCATCACGCTCTACTACGCCGACGGCATGCATCTTGACATTACGCCGTCGCGGCGGCGGGCGCCGAAGGAGAAGGAAGGCGAGATCCCGCATGCGAAGAAGGGGACTCGCAGCGACCCGGCGCGCTATGTGCCGATGAACTCATATGCCTTCGGGAAGTGGTATTGCGCCCGAACGCCTACCGAGGAGCGGTTCGCGCTGGCGCTGAATCGTCAGCTGTACGAACAGGCCGGAATCGCCTTCGCCGCAGCGGACGTCGAGGACGTTCCGCCGCAAACGCCGCTCATCATCAAGAGCGTGACGACGGTCGCGCTGCAGCTAATCAAGCGGCACCGCAACATCGCCTACGCGACCGAGACGGGCCGGATCCCGCCATCGGTGATGTTGTCGTGCCATGCCGGCCATGCCGCCCGTCCGGGCATGAGGCTTGCGGAAATGCTGATCCGGCAGGCGCGCTGGACGGCCCGCGCGATCGACGACGCCGCGAAGCGCGGCCAGCTCCTGGTCGTGCCCAACCCCGAATTTCCGGTCGAGCGTTTCACCGACCGTTGGCCAGAATCTCAGCTGCAACAGACAACCTATTCTCGCCACCTGCACACCCTCGCTAACGGGCTCGAAGCCGCCCGCACCGGCGACGTGCAGCTGGAGGACTTGCAGGAGTGGTTGCGCGGGCAGTTCGGGGACCGGGTCGTCACGCGTTCTGTCAAAGCTTTCAACCAGCGGCTCGGGCGCCAAGTTCAATCACGGCAGCATGGTTATACGCGCTCCGGCGGCCTGTTCGTTCCCGCCGCGCCGGCGATCATCGGCGCGGCGACCAGCCTGGCGCCAGTCGCGGCTCGCGCACACACCAACATGGGAGAGCGCCGATAA
- a CDS encoding SAVED domain-containing protein, translated as MASVSKSSIPQKVQSALWARAAGRCQYRGCNTDLVGDLVAGRQDGIFGFIAHIVADVEGGPRGDPIRSTQLARSLENLMLMCARHHKLIDLDAVADHPESVLLTMKAEHEGRIAIVAGIDEDRASHVIRFGASICDNEALVSTQAIFSAMPPDRHPASGQRLDLEMVGCAFRDNEPAYWTVQRENLRRQFEAKVRGRVERQEIRHLSVFALAPQPLLIELGRLLCDIVPAVVHQRHREPASWRWASDGPPITFQVTEPDIGLSGSVALKLGVSATVTDARLQAVLGDEAAIWSLCADQPHNDVLRRADDQAAFRRELRRLYDRIKARHGEGTLLHVFPALPASLAVEVGRVWMPKSDLSLRLYDNNRSHGFIRTFDIP; from the coding sequence GTGGCGTCGGTGTCTAAGAGCAGCATTCCGCAAAAGGTCCAATCGGCGCTGTGGGCGCGGGCTGCTGGCCGCTGCCAATATCGTGGATGCAATACTGATTTGGTCGGCGACCTGGTGGCCGGGCGGCAAGACGGGATCTTCGGCTTCATCGCACACATCGTGGCTGACGTCGAAGGCGGCCCGCGCGGCGATCCGATCCGGTCGACTCAGCTCGCGCGTAGTCTGGAAAATCTAATGTTGATGTGCGCCCGACATCACAAGCTGATCGATCTTGACGCCGTCGCCGATCATCCGGAATCTGTTCTGCTAACTATGAAAGCCGAGCACGAGGGCCGGATCGCGATCGTTGCCGGCATCGACGAAGACCGGGCATCTCACGTCATCAGGTTTGGGGCGAGCATTTGTGACAACGAGGCGCTTGTATCGACGCAGGCGATCTTTTCGGCGATGCCGCCCGACCGCCACCCAGCCAGCGGCCAGAGGTTGGATCTTGAAATGGTAGGCTGTGCGTTTCGAGACAACGAGCCTGCCTATTGGACGGTCCAGCGCGAGAACCTGAGACGCCAGTTCGAAGCGAAGGTGCGAGGCCGCGTAGAGCGACAGGAGATTAGGCATCTAAGCGTATTCGCACTCGCACCGCAGCCGCTGCTGATCGAGCTTGGCCGGCTGCTCTGCGATATCGTTCCGGCCGTCGTTCATCAAAGGCATCGCGAACCCGCGAGTTGGCGATGGGCGTCCGATGGCCCCCCGATCACATTCCAGGTCACCGAACCGGATATCGGGCTGTCAGGCTCGGTCGCGCTAAAGCTCGGTGTCAGCGCTACCGTGACCGACGCGCGACTCCAGGCGGTTCTCGGCGACGAAGCCGCGATCTGGTCGCTCTGCGCGGATCAACCTCACAACGACGTCTTGCGGCGAGCTGACGATCAGGCCGCATTTCGGCGCGAACTCCGACGGCTCTACGACCGCATCAAGGCTCGGCATGGCGAGGGAACGCTGCTGCATGTTTTTCCCGCGCTTCCCGCCTCCCTGGCGGTCGAGGTCGGCCGCGTCTGGATGCCCAAATCGGATCTTTCCCTCCGGCTCTACGACAACAATCGATCGCACGGGTTCATACGGACCTTCGATATTCCCTAA